From one Streptomyces mobaraensis genomic stretch:
- a CDS encoding nucleoside/nucleotide kinase family protein has product MTDYEALLIGGRSGVGKSTVGWEVSALLEEAGVPHCVLDGDYLGHVSPAPPDDPHRAALTERNLAAVWANFAALGHRRLVYTNTASVLEDGLFRRALGGGSLRLVRVLLTASDETAAARLARRESGAQLTTHIRRSHAAARRLDAEAPADTVRVATDGRRVREIAREVVGVAGW; this is encoded by the coding sequence ATGACGGACTACGAGGCACTGCTGATCGGAGGGCGCTCCGGCGTCGGCAAGTCGACCGTGGGGTGGGAGGTCTCGGCGTTGCTGGAGGAGGCGGGTGTCCCCCACTGCGTCCTGGACGGCGACTACCTGGGCCATGTGAGCCCGGCCCCGCCGGACGACCCGCACCGCGCGGCCCTCACCGAGCGCAATCTGGCGGCGGTGTGGGCGAACTTCGCGGCGCTGGGCCACCGCCGGCTGGTCTATACGAACACGGCGAGCGTGCTGGAGGACGGCCTGTTCCGGCGCGCCCTGGGCGGCGGTTCGCTCCGTCTCGTCCGCGTCCTCCTCACCGCCTCGGACGAGACCGCCGCCGCCCGCCTGGCCCGCCGCGAATCCGGCGCACAGCTCACCACCCACATCCGCCGCAGCCACGCCGCCGCCCGCCGCCTGGACGCCGAGGCCCCGGCCGACACGGTCCGGGTGGCCACGGACGGGCGGCGGGTGCGGGAGATCGCCCGGGAGGTGGTGGGAGTCGCGGGGTGGTGA
- a CDS encoding ABC transporter permease, with product MTAGTSTPAAAAPGYRAGRTLPLRVEAARQLRRRRTLVVGGVLAVLPFVLIAAFAIGGRPGGRDGRVTLMDTATASGVNFAATALFVSAGFLLVVPVALFCGDTVASEAGWSSLRYLLAAPVPRTRLLVSKLAVALGFSAAAILLLPLVALAAGSAAYGWGPLRIPTGGTLPADTAVARLAAVVLYVFVSQLVTAALAFWLSTVTDAPLGAVGGAMGLTVLGNVLDAVTALGHWRDLLPAHWQYAWADVLQPHAEWGGVIKGTAVSVAYALVLFALAFRHFREKDVVS from the coding sequence ATGACCGCAGGCACGAGCACGCCGGCGGCCGCCGCGCCCGGGTACCGGGCGGGGCGCACCCTGCCGCTGCGGGTCGAGGCGGCGCGGCAGCTGCGGCGGCGGCGCACGCTGGTGGTCGGGGGTGTGCTGGCGGTCCTGCCGTTCGTCCTGATCGCGGCGTTCGCGATCGGCGGGCGACCGGGCGGGCGGGACGGGCGGGTGACGCTGATGGACACCGCCACCGCCTCGGGGGTGAACTTCGCGGCGACGGCCCTGTTCGTCTCGGCCGGGTTCCTGCTGGTGGTGCCGGTGGCGCTGTTCTGCGGCGACACGGTGGCGTCGGAGGCGGGCTGGTCGTCGCTGCGCTATCTGCTGGCGGCGCCCGTGCCCCGGACGCGGCTGCTGGTGAGCAAGCTGGCGGTGGCGCTGGGGTTCAGCGCGGCGGCGATCCTGCTGCTGCCGCTGGTGGCACTGGCGGCGGGCTCGGCCGCGTACGGCTGGGGGCCGCTGCGGATCCCCACCGGCGGGACGCTCCCGGCGGACACGGCGGTGGCCCGGCTGGCGGCCGTCGTCCTGTACGTCTTCGTCAGCCAACTGGTCACGGCGGCCCTGGCGTTCTGGCTGTCGACGGTGACGGACGCGCCGCTCGGCGCGGTCGGCGGGGCGATGGGCCTGACGGTGCTGGGCAACGTGCTGGACGCGGTGACCGCGCTCGGCCACTGGCGCGACCTGCTGCCCGCGCACTGGCAGTACGCCTGGGCGGACGTCCTCCAGCCGCACGCCGAGTGGGGCGGCGTGATCAAGGGGACGGCGGTGTCGGTGGCGTACGCGCTGGTCCTGTTCGCGCTGGCGTTCCGGCACTTCCGGGAGAAGGACGTGGTCTCCTGA
- a CDS encoding sensor histidine kinase — MRRLGVRRPADRRRPAGARKPALRTLARGLRARLVVAFLLVAALSALATAALTFREARTAILQRTQDTAVDALRGQVNSQAPDLRYPPGEAGLAKFAANLNRAGEAAQHWVVHVRFGAGPMVPALRPGEDAALGTGVRKKVQAGIAAVQRVETDGRPWLVIGLPVTFSNDRKPSGVEVFARVPLREDEANVQALVDAAQSGALPAVALAVVPALIAAGGVLRPVRELRRGAQRITEGALDTRLKVTGRDELAELSRTFNGMAAALEENVAELRRMEANARRFAADVSHELRTPLAAMTAVVDVLDEDAATLDPDTAHAVRLISEETGKLARMVEDLMEISRFDAGAAALHLDEVDVAETVRKTLQARNWQDEVTADLPDGVRARLDTRRIDVVVANLVGNALRHGGAPVHVTVRATEGDDAAGRLLIEVADQGPGIDPKVLPHVFDRFYKADAARVRSEGSGLGLAITLENVRLHHGTIRAANRPGGGAVFTVDLPLRTGGDEE; from the coding sequence GTGAGACGTCTCGGCGTGCGCCGCCCGGCCGATCGGCGGCGCCCCGCCGGGGCGCGCAAGCCCGCCCTGCGCACCCTCGCCCGCGGCCTGCGCGCCCGGCTCGTCGTCGCGTTCCTGCTCGTCGCCGCGCTGAGCGCGCTGGCCACCGCGGCGCTCACCTTCCGCGAGGCGCGCACCGCGATCCTCCAGCGCACCCAGGACACCGCCGTCGACGCCCTGCGCGGCCAGGTCAACTCCCAGGCCCCCGACCTGCGGTACCCGCCCGGAGAGGCAGGTCTCGCCAAGTTCGCGGCCAACCTCAACCGGGCCGGCGAGGCGGCCCAGCACTGGGTCGTGCACGTCCGCTTCGGCGCCGGGCCCATGGTCCCGGCCCTCCGGCCCGGCGAGGACGCCGCCCTTGGCACCGGCGTGCGCAAGAAGGTGCAGGCCGGGATCGCCGCCGTGCAGCGCGTCGAGACCGACGGCCGCCCCTGGCTCGTCATCGGCCTCCCCGTCACCTTCAGCAACGACCGGAAACCGTCCGGCGTGGAGGTCTTCGCCCGGGTCCCGCTGCGCGAGGACGAGGCCAACGTCCAGGCCCTCGTCGACGCCGCCCAGAGCGGCGCCCTGCCCGCCGTCGCCCTCGCCGTGGTGCCCGCCCTCATCGCCGCAGGCGGCGTCCTCCGGCCCGTACGCGAACTGCGCCGCGGCGCCCAGCGGATCACCGAGGGCGCCCTCGACACCCGGCTGAAGGTCACCGGCCGCGACGAACTCGCCGAACTCTCCCGGACGTTCAACGGCATGGCCGCCGCCCTGGAGGAGAACGTCGCCGAACTCCGCCGCATGGAGGCCAACGCGCGCCGCTTCGCCGCCGACGTCTCGCACGAACTGCGCACCCCGCTCGCCGCCATGACGGCCGTCGTCGACGTCCTCGACGAGGACGCCGCCACCCTCGACCCGGACACCGCCCACGCCGTCCGGCTGATCAGCGAGGAGACCGGCAAGCTCGCCCGCATGGTCGAGGACCTGATGGAGATCTCCCGCTTCGACGCCGGCGCCGCCGCCCTCCACCTCGACGAGGTCGACGTCGCCGAGACCGTCCGCAAGACCCTCCAGGCCCGCAACTGGCAGGACGAGGTCACCGCCGACCTGCCCGACGGCGTCCGCGCCCGGCTCGACACCCGGCGCATCGACGTCGTGGTGGCCAACCTGGTCGGCAACGCCCTGCGGCACGGCGGCGCCCCCGTCCACGTGACGGTCCGGGCGACGGAAGGCGACGACGCGGCCGGACGGCTGCTGATCGAGGTCGCCGACCAGGGCCCGGGGATCGACCCCAAGGTGCTGCCGCACGTCTTCGACCGCTTCTACAAGGCCGACGCCGCCCGGGTCCGCTCCGAGGGCAGCGGCCTCGGCCTCGCCATCACGCTGGAGAACGTCCGGCTGCACCACGGAACCATCCGGGCCGCCAACCGGCCCGGCGGAGGCGCGGTGTTCACCGTCGACCTCCCCCTGCGCACAGGAGGTGACGAGGAGTGA
- a CDS encoding cation transporter: MSTPTTATPAVTTTYAVTGMSCGHCESAVTKAVGALVGVQAVAVDVAAGRVTVTTAGEPDDAAVAEAVDDAGYELTGRV; encoded by the coding sequence ATGTCGACGCCCACCACCGCCACCCCCGCCGTCACCACCACCTACGCCGTCACCGGCATGAGCTGCGGCCACTGCGAGTCGGCCGTCACCAAGGCGGTCGGGGCGCTCGTCGGCGTACAGGCCGTGGCGGTCGACGTGGCCGCCGGGCGGGTCACCGTCACCACCGCCGGTGAGCCGGACGACGCCGCCGTCGCCGAGGCCGTGGACGACGCCGGGTACGAGCTCACCGGCCGCGTCTGA
- a CDS encoding heavy metal translocating P-type ATPase: protein MPSTTTGTTGTDRVELAIGGMTCASCAARVEKKLNRMDGVVATVNYATEKAQVTYDAGVTVDDLVATVEATGYTAAPPAPARSAGRGDEGGTDRASDDELRPLRERLITAVVLAVPVVVLSMVPALQFEYWQWLCLTLTAPVVTYAAWPFHRAAVTNARHGAATMDTLISLGTSAAFLWSLWALFLGHAGMPGMTHSFELTIARGDGAENIYLEAAAGVTAFILAGRYFEARSKRRAGAALRALLELGAKEVTVLRNGREALIRTEELAVGDRFVVRPGEKIATDGTVVEGGSAVDASMLTGESVPVEVGVGDAVTGATINAGGRLVVEATRVGADTQLARMARLVEDAQNGKAAAQRLADRISAVFVPVVIALALGTLAFWLLSGAGLTAAFTAAVAVLIIACPCALGLATPTALMVGTGRGAQLGILIKGPEVLETTRGVDTIVLDKTGTVTTGRMTLLAVTAAAGTAEDEVLRLAGALEHASEHPIARAVAAGAAERVGTLPVPEDFANVPGLGVQGVVDGHAVLVGREKLLAEWAMSLPGELAAARDAAESAGRTAVLVAWDGAPRAVLEVADAVKDTSTEAVRRLRELGLTPILLTGDNTAVAEAVAAEVGIDEVIAEVLPEDKVAVVKRLQAEGRSVAMVGDGVNDAAALAQADLGLAMGTGTDAAIEAGDLTLVRGDLRAAADAIRLSRKTLGTIKTNLFWAFAYNVAALPLAAAGLLNPMIAGAAMAFSSVFVVGNSLRLRSFRAAE from the coding sequence ATGCCCAGCACCACCACCGGGACCACCGGCACGGACCGCGTCGAACTCGCCATCGGCGGCATGACGTGCGCGTCGTGCGCGGCCCGCGTCGAGAAGAAGCTCAACCGCATGGACGGGGTGGTGGCCACCGTCAACTACGCCACCGAGAAGGCGCAGGTCACCTATGACGCCGGCGTCACGGTGGACGATCTGGTGGCCACGGTCGAGGCGACGGGGTACACGGCGGCGCCGCCGGCTCCCGCCCGCTCCGCCGGCCGGGGGGACGAGGGCGGGACGGACCGGGCGTCCGACGACGAGCTCCGCCCGCTCCGCGAGCGGCTGATCACCGCCGTGGTGCTGGCGGTGCCGGTGGTGGTGCTGTCGATGGTCCCGGCCCTGCAGTTCGAGTACTGGCAGTGGCTGTGCCTGACGCTGACCGCGCCGGTCGTCACGTACGCGGCCTGGCCGTTCCACCGGGCCGCGGTCACCAACGCCCGGCACGGCGCGGCCACCATGGACACGCTGATCTCCCTCGGCACGTCGGCGGCGTTCCTGTGGTCGCTGTGGGCGCTGTTCCTCGGGCACGCGGGCATGCCCGGCATGACGCACTCCTTCGAGCTGACGATCGCCCGGGGCGACGGCGCCGAGAACATCTACCTGGAGGCGGCGGCGGGCGTGACCGCCTTCATCCTGGCCGGCCGCTACTTCGAGGCCCGGTCCAAGCGCCGGGCGGGCGCGGCGCTCCGGGCGCTGCTGGAGCTGGGCGCCAAGGAGGTGACCGTCCTCCGGAACGGCCGCGAGGCGCTGATCCGCACCGAGGAACTGGCCGTGGGCGACCGCTTCGTCGTCCGCCCCGGGGAGAAGATCGCCACGGACGGCACGGTCGTCGAGGGCGGTTCGGCCGTGGACGCCTCGATGCTGACCGGCGAGTCGGTCCCGGTCGAGGTGGGCGTGGGCGACGCGGTCACCGGCGCCACGATCAACGCGGGCGGCCGGCTGGTGGTCGAGGCCACCCGGGTCGGCGCCGACACCCAACTGGCGCGCATGGCCCGGCTGGTGGAGGACGCCCAGAACGGCAAGGCCGCGGCGCAGCGGCTCGCGGACCGGATCTCCGCCGTCTTCGTCCCCGTCGTCATCGCGCTGGCCCTGGGCACGCTGGCCTTCTGGCTGCTGAGCGGCGCCGGGCTGACGGCCGCGTTCACGGCCGCCGTGGCCGTCCTGATCATCGCCTGCCCGTGCGCCCTCGGTCTGGCGACGCCGACCGCGCTGATGGTCGGCACCGGGCGCGGCGCCCAGCTGGGCATCCTGATCAAGGGCCCGGAGGTACTGGAGACCACGCGCGGCGTGGACACGATCGTGCTGGACAAGACGGGCACCGTCACCACCGGCCGGATGACCCTGCTGGCCGTCACCGCGGCGGCGGGCACGGCGGAGGACGAGGTGCTGCGGCTGGCCGGCGCGCTGGAGCACGCCTCGGAGCACCCGATCGCCCGGGCCGTGGCGGCAGGCGCCGCCGAGCGGGTCGGCACGCTGCCGGTGCCGGAGGACTTCGCCAACGTCCCCGGACTCGGGGTGCAGGGTGTCGTGGACGGGCACGCGGTGCTCGTGGGCCGGGAGAAGCTGCTCGCCGAGTGGGCCATGTCGCTGCCCGGGGAACTGGCGGCGGCGCGGGACGCGGCCGAGTCGGCCGGCCGGACGGCGGTCCTGGTGGCCTGGGACGGCGCGCCGCGCGCGGTGCTGGAGGTCGCCGACGCGGTGAAGGACACCAGCACGGAGGCCGTGCGGCGGCTGCGCGAGCTGGGCCTGACCCCGATCCTGCTCACCGGCGACAACACGGCGGTGGCCGAGGCGGTGGCCGCCGAGGTCGGCATCGACGAGGTGATCGCCGAGGTTCTGCCCGAGGACAAGGTGGCCGTCGTCAAGCGGCTCCAGGCCGAGGGCCGGTCGGTGGCCATGGTCGGCGACGGCGTCAACGACGCGGCGGCGCTGGCCCAGGCGGACCTGGGGCTGGCGATGGGCACGGGCACCGACGCGGCCATCGAGGCCGGCGACCTCACCCTCGTCCGGGGCGACCTCCGGGCAGCGGCGGACGCCATCCGGCTCTCGCGGAAGACGCTGGGCACCATCAAGACCAACCTGTTCTGGGCCTTCGCCTACAACGTGGCCGCCCTCCCGCTGGCCGCGGCCGGCCTCCTCAACCCGATGATCGCGGGCGCGGCGATGGCCTTCTCCTCGGTCTTCGTCGTCGGCAACAGCCTGCGGCTCCGGAGCTTCCGCGCCGCGGAGTGA
- a CDS encoding SCO6745 family protein produces MDDAAATPPETTARALWRLAEPVHAVTYFAPEARAAYEEAGLRGWRRGYFAGRAAPFGPVGPEPVAASFFGFAPATVAGALPSVWEVVSPGRALELRRAGARNALRRLLTGRDEEVGRAAGLLAERMRELDCGGRVLSAANRALGFPVDPLDRLWHAATLLREHRGDGHVAALVAADLDGCESLVLRAGLDIPRSELQPYRGWTDEEWAAAAHRLTARGLLAPDGTATDEGRRLCASVEAATDRAAARPWRTADPAELRELTDALTPLSRACAEALRYPNPIGLPAPEPAVR; encoded by the coding sequence ATGGACGACGCAGCGGCCACCCCGCCGGAGACGACGGCCCGCGCCCTCTGGCGACTGGCCGAACCGGTGCACGCCGTCACCTACTTCGCCCCCGAGGCGCGGGCGGCCTACGAGGAGGCGGGGCTGCGCGGCTGGCGGCGCGGCTACTTCGCGGGCCGCGCCGCCCCGTTCGGCCCGGTCGGCCCCGAGCCGGTGGCGGCCTCCTTCTTCGGCTTCGCCCCGGCCACGGTCGCCGGCGCGCTGCCGTCCGTCTGGGAGGTCGTCTCCCCCGGCCGCGCCCTCGAACTGCGGCGCGCGGGCGCCCGGAACGCGCTGCGCCGGCTGCTCACCGGCCGCGACGAAGAGGTGGGCAGAGCCGCCGGCCTCCTCGCGGAGCGCATGCGCGAACTCGACTGCGGCGGGCGGGTGCTCAGCGCCGCCAACCGGGCGCTCGGCTTCCCCGTCGACCCCCTCGACCGGCTGTGGCACGCGGCGACCCTGCTGCGCGAGCACCGCGGCGACGGCCATGTGGCGGCGCTGGTCGCGGCGGACCTGGACGGCTGCGAGTCCCTGGTCCTGCGGGCCGGCCTCGACATCCCGCGCTCCGAACTCCAGCCGTACCGCGGCTGGACGGACGAGGAGTGGGCCGCGGCCGCCCACCGCCTCACCGCCCGCGGCCTCCTCGCCCCGGACGGCACGGCCACCGACGAGGGCCGCCGGCTGTGCGCGTCCGTCGAGGCGGCGACCGACCGGGCGGCGGCCCGCCCGTGGCGGACCGCGGACCCCGCGGAACTCCGGGAGCTGACGGACGCCCTCACCCCGCTGTCCCGCGCCTGCGCGGAGGCGCTCCGCTACCCGAACCCGATCGGCCTGCCGGCGCCGGAACCGGCGGTGCGCTGA